The DNA sequence GAGCTGGTGACGAACGCCCTGCGGTACGGCGAGGGCGAGATCCGGCTGCGGCTGCTGCTGGACCGCACGCTGGTGTGCGAGGTCTGGGACGGCGGTCTGGTCCAGCCCCGGCGGCGGCGCGCCCGGGACACCGACGAGGGCGGGCGCGGACTTCAGCTGGTCGGGCTGCTCAGCGCGGGCTGGGGAAGCCGGCGGACCCCGCTCGGCAAGACCGTCTGGTTCGAGCTGGCCCTCCCGGACGGCCAGTCCTCGGGACCGGACTCGGTGGAGGCGCTGCTCAGCCTGTGGTGACGACGGGCGGAGCCATCCATGGCGGGCCCGCCGTCACCCTGCTTCACCTGGCCGGACCCACCCATGGCGGGCCCCGCCGTCACCCTGCTTCGCCGGCCCTTCGTCCGCGACGACCGGCCCCCTCCGGCCGACGCGCCGGCCCGCGCGGGACCCTCCCGTCGCGCGCCGCGGGTCGGCTCGGGCGGCGGGCCGCCGTCGGCGGGCCCGCGACATGACGAGGGACGTCACCGCCCCGGCGGCTACTGCCCGCGACGGCGGATCTTGTTGCCGAGCCAGACCAGCGGATCGTACTTACGGTCCACCGCCCGCTCCTTGAGCGGGATCAGGGCGTTGTCGGTGATCTTGATCTGTTCGGGGCAGACCTCCGTACAGCACTTGGTGATGTTGCAGTAGCCCAGACCGTGCTCCTCCTGGGCGGCGCGCTTGCGGTCGAGGCCGGTGTCGGCCGCCGCGTCCAGCGGGTGCATGTCCAGCTCCGCGACCCGCATCAGGAAGCGCGGCCCTGCGAACGCCTCCTTGTTCTCCTCGAAGTCGCGCACCACATGGCAGGTGTCCTGGCACAGGAAGCATTCGATGCACTTGCGGAACTCCTGCGAGCGCCCCACGTCCTCCTGCCACATCCGGTACTCGCCCGGCCCCAGCCCCTCCGGTGGTACGAAGGACGGCACCTC is a window from the Streptomyces luomodiensis genome containing:
- a CDS encoding succinate dehydrogenase/fumarate reductase iron-sulfur subunit yields the protein MSAYEAHFRVWRGDRDGGGLKDFHVEVNEGEVVLDIVHRLQATQAPDLAVRWNCKAGKCGSCSAEVNGRPRLLCMTRMSVFDQDETITITPLRAFPVVRDLVTDVSFNYAKAREVPSFVPPEGLGPGEYRMWQEDVGRSQEFRKCIECFLCQDTCHVVRDFEENKEAFAGPRFLMRVAELDMHPLDAAADTGLDRKRAAQEEHGLGYCNITKCCTEVCPEQIKITDNALIPLKERAVDRKYDPLVWLGNKIRRRGQ